The segment TGAGTCTCGGCGAGATCACCGCTTACACGGCGGCCGGGGTGTTCGATTTCGCCACCGGGCTGCGCGTGGTCGCGAAACGCGGCGAGTTGATGCAGCGGGCCTGCGAACAGACCACCGGCGGGATGGCGGCGGTCGTCGGCGAAGAGCGCGAAAAGGTTGCGGAGCTCTGCCGCGAGTTCGACGTCGAGGCGGCAAATTTCAACGCGCCGGGCCAAATCATCATTTCCGGCGAGAAGACGAAGGTCGAAGCCGCGGTTGCCGCCGGCAAAGCGCGCGGCATGAAGCGCGTGCTCCCGCTGAATGTCGCCGGCGCGTATCACAGCCGGTTGATGGAGCCGGCGCGCGCGGAATTCGCCAAATTTCTCGACACGGTGCCGTTCTCGACACCGGCGTTCACCGTCTTCACCAATACGACCGGCCAGTCGATTCGCGAGCCGGCCGCGCTGAAGGCCGCGTTGGTCAAGCAAGTCGTCTCCTCCGTGCTCTGGGAGGACTGCATGCGCAGCGCCGTCGCCGCCGGTGCCACCGAGTTCTGGGAACTCGGGCCGGGCGCGGTGCTCGCGGGCATGGCCCGCCGCACCGACAAATCCTGGGTCGTGAAAAGCTACGCCGAGTTCGGCGACCTGAACGCCTGACGATGTCTGCCGAAAACACACGCAATTTCTGCATCATCGCCCACGTCGATCACGGCAAAACCACGCTCTCGGATCGGCTGCTGGAGCACACCAACCAGGTGTCGGCGCGGGTGCTCACCGATCAGCACCTCGACTCGATGGATCTCGAGAAGGAGCGTGGCATCACGATCAAGTCGCATCCCGTGACGATGACCTATCCGGCGAAAGACGGAAAGGTCTACAAGCTGAACCTCATGGACACGCCGGGACACGTGGACTTCTCCTACGAAGTCTCACGGAGCCTCGCCGCGTGCGAAGGCGCGGTGCTGTTGATCGACGCAGCCCAGGGAGTGGAGGCCCAGACCGTCGCCAACGCGCACCTGGCGGTGGGGCAGCGGCTGAAGATCATTCCGGTCATCAACAAAATCGACCTGCCGAGCGCGAATCTCGAACTCTGCCTCAAGCAGTTGGAGGATATTCTCACCATTCCGGCCGAAGAGGCGATTCTTGCCAGCGGCAAGGCCGGTATCGGGATTGAGGAGATCCTCGAGGCGGTGGTGCACCGCGTGCCGCCGCCACGCTGGACCGATTACCCGCAGGCCCGCGCGCTGGTCTTCGATTCGCTTTACGATGCGTATCGCGGCGTGATCGCCTACGTGCGTGTGTTTTCCGGCACGCTCAAGTCGGGCGACATGATGCTGCTGATGAGCAACGGGCTTCGCTCCGAGATCAAGGAGGTCGGCATCTTCACCCCCAAGATGGAGAAGGTCGACGCCCTCGGGGCAGGGGACACCGGCTACATCGTCTCCAACGTGAAGGACACGTCCGAGATCAAGACCGGCGACACGATCACGCTGTCGCGGCATCCGGCCACGCAGATGCTGCCAGGCTACAAGGAGGTTCGGCCGATGGTCTTCTGCGGCCTGTATCCGGTCGATACCTCTGATTACGAAAAGCTGAAGGCGGCGCTCGGCCGGCTGCGGCTCAATGACGCGGCCTTCGTTTACTCGTCGGAAAGCTCGGTGGCGCTCGGATTCGGATTCCGGTGCGGTTTCCTCGGGCTGCTGCACATGGAAATCATCCAGGAGCGGATCCGGCGCGAGCACGACGTCGACATCATCTCGACATATCCGAGCGTGGTTTATCGCGTGGTGAAGCACGGCGGTGAGGTGATCGAGGTCGACAACCCGATCAACCTACCTGATCCCGGCACGATCACGGAAATCCAGGAGCCGACGATCAAGGCCGCGATCCATATTCCGAACGACGCGATGGGTGACATCCTCGCCCTCGTGATGGAAAAACGTGGCGTGGTCGATCACACTGACACGCTCGACGCGACCCGCGTCATGCTCACATGCATTCTGCCGCTCAACGAAATTCTCGTCGATTTCAACGACCGGTTGAAGAGCATCACGCACGGCTACGGGTCGATGGACTACGAGTTGGGCGAGTACCGTACCGCGGATCTCGTGAAGATGGAGATCCTGATCAACGGCGACCCGGTCGATGCCTTTGCGAGCATCGTGCACCGCGACAAGGCCGAAGGAAAAGGACGCGAGCTGTGTGAGAAGCTCGCCGAGATCATTCCACCGCAGATGTTCAAGGTTGCCATCCAGGCGGCCATCGGCGGCAAGGTCATCGCCCGCGACAACGTGAAGGAAATGCGGAAGGACGTTACCGCCAAATGCTACGGCGGTGACATCAGCCGGAAGCGCAAGCTGCTGGACAAGCAGAAAGAGGGCAAAAAGAAGATGAAACAGTTCGGCCGCGTTTCGATCCCATCGGATGCGTTCATCAAGGTGCTGAAAACGAACTGAGCGGTCCAGATGCAGTCCAGAGCTGAGAGTCCAGAGTCTAGAGCCCGCCTTGTCCGTCGCTCCCTCCGATTTCGCGCCTCGCTTCGTATCTCGGACCGTTGCGCTCTGGGCGCTCTGCTCTAGACTCTCCGCTTTCCGCTCCCCATCCCATGTTCGGCTTCTTCGCTTCCCAGGAAAAGAAAACCCGCGCCCACGCGGCCAACTGGCTCGAACTCGCCGACAAGGTCTGGCATTTCCGCCGCGACCAGCTTTCACCCCAGGACAACGATGAGCTCCTGACCCGCAGCCGGGAGTTGCGGCAGCAGCTGAAAGCGCGGGCCGACGCGGCGCGACTCAAGCTGGGCATCGAGGCCCTCGAGGGCGTGTTGCGCCGGACCGGCGGCGCGTTGTATCCGAAAAGCTCGCTCGTCGAGAACGTCGAATTTTTCCTCGTCGCCGCCATCGTGATCCTGGGCATCCGCACGTATTTCGTACAGCCGTTCAAGATTCCGACGAACTCGATGTGGCCGACGTATTACGGGATGACGGCGGAGAATCTGCCGCCAGACCGGCCTGCGCCCGCCTTGTGGCAGCAAGCGCTGCGCTTCCTGGCCTTCGGCGCGCAGCGCCGGACGGTGGTCGCGCCCGCCAGCGGCGAGGTGACCGCCGAGTTCGACGAAAACACCGGGGCGATGGCGTATCAGGTGCGAAACGGCCGCAACTGGCTGATCCTGCCGGCGCAGGTGAAGGAATATACGTTCCTGGTGAACGGCCGCGCAGCCACGGTGACAGTCCCGCTGGATTTCAACGAGTTTGACCGGGTCGTGGCGGACACTTTCTTCGGCGGCGAGTCGGGGTTTCTCACGCAGTTCCTGCAAACGCGGCAGGCACGAGCCGTGCGACGGCAGCGCGGCGGGATGGGCTCGCCCGAAGACTATTCGCGCAACGTGCGGCTGACGCTGAAGCAGAACGCGCGCGCCGGAGATCCGATCCTGCGCTTCGACATCCTCACCGGCGATCAGCTGTTCGTTGATCGGGTATCGTATCACTTTGTGAAACCGAAGGTCGGGCAGGGCTTCGTGTTTCGTACCGGGCATATCGCGGGAATTGGCGACGACCAGTATTACATCAAACGCCTGGTCGGGCTGCCCGGCGACGTGCTCGAAATCAAGGAGCCGACGCTGTATCGGAACGGCGCACCGATCACCGGGGCGGAGAGCTTCCGACTGAATGCGCAGCGCGTGCCGCCGTATCGCGGCTACTTCAATGCGCAGCACAACGGTTATTCACGCAACGACGGCCAGTATCTGCTCAAGGGCCAGCAAGTCACGGTCCCGGAAAACAGTTTCATGGCGCTCGGCGACAACTCCGGCAGCAGCCTCGACGGCCGCTATTGGGGCTTCGTGCCGGACAAAGACGCGATTGGCCGTCCGCTCGTGATCTACTATCCGTTTACCCGGCGCTGGGGCTGGGCGCGCTGAGCGTCGTGCGCGGCGCGACTGAGCATTACGGAGATTTCCGGAATTGTGGCGGCGAGTGACACTTTGGCCGGGGCTGAGGCGTATAATGGGCAGAGCCTGACAGCGCTGGTGCCGACGGCTCGCTCATTCGGATGAAAACATCTTCTTTCGTGCGCCTGATGGGTGCGGCAGTGCTCGGCGCCGTGGCCCTCAGTGGGTGCCAACAGTTCTCGAATCAGCCCGCGGCGGATCCGGACAGCGTGCAGGTGGAGTTCAAGGACATGGATCGCTTCACCGATTTTTCCGACGAGCCGTGGGGCAATGCGATCCGGCCGGAAGATGCCGCGGCGCAGTTCCGGGAGGCGGTCGTCGACGAGGCCCGCCGCCATTTGCGCGAAGGGCAGCGGCTCAAGGTCGTCTTCACGGATGTGGACCTCGCGGGCGATCATCTGCCATCGATCCGCGTAGGAGCGACGTCGGTGCGCGTGGTGAAGGAGCTTTATCCGCCGCGGATCAAGCTGACGTTCACGTTGACGGATGCGAATGGCACCGTGCTCAAGCAGGGAGAGCGGAACTTGATCGATCGCGACTTTCTGATGCGCGCCGACATCAGCATCGATCGTTCGCTGCGCTACGATCTGCATTTGCTGCGGGACTGGCTCCGCTCGGAGCTGCGCTGAGCTGTCAGTGATTCAGAACGGCTCCGAAAACTGTTGGTCTTATCCCGATGCTCAGCCGACGAGCTCGTTGAATAGTATCATTGATTTTGCCGCCGGACGCCGCGTAGCTTGCGAAGATGCGGATGCGCGACAGAGCCTGGGCACACCAGATCTTCACATGGGCGGGACCGCTGTTGGTTTTCGGGCTCGTGCTGGCGTGCTATTGGCCGGCCCTCCATGGGAGCATTCTGTGGGACGACCCGGCGCACATAACGAAGCCCGAGCTTCGATCGTGGAGCGGACTTCTGCGCATTTGGACGGACATGCGAGCGACGCAACAATACTATCCCGTCCTCTTCAGCGCCTTCTGGTTCGAACATCGGCTATGGGGAGACTATGCGCTCGGCTATCATTTGTTGAATGTTGCATTGCATGCCACGTCATGCTGCTTGCTGGCCGTAGTGCTGCGTTCTTTGTGGCGGAGGCCCGACGGCGCGGGCGGGCCGCGGAACTTCGAGTGGGTGGCGGCCGCGGTGTTCGCCGTCCATCCGGTATGCGTCGAGTCGGTGGCTTGGATCAGCGAGCAAAAGAACACCCTGTCACTCGTCTTTTATCTGCTGTCCGCTCTGGTCTACCTCGATTTTTCGCAGACACGTCGATGGGGGAGCTACGTGTTCGCGTCGGTCTTGTTCTTGCTCGCAGTGGGGAGCAAGACCGTGACGGTTACGTTGCCGGCGGCGCTGCTCGTGGTGCTGTGGTGGAAGCAGGGAAGGATCGGCTGGCGCAGAGACGTCGGGCCGTTGCTGCCCTGGTTCGTGGCAGCGCTGGCGCTCGGGCTGTTTACTTCGTGGTTCGAGCGCAATTGGATCGGCGCCGATGGGCCCGAGTTCGCGCTCACGTTTGTGCAGCGACTGTTACTGGCGGGACGCGTGCTCTGGTTCTACCTGGGCAAGTTCGTTTGGCCGACGGGGCTATGTTTCTACTATCCCCGCTGGGATGTGGCGAACGAAGCCTGGCAGTGGATCGGCTATCTGGTCGCGGCCGTGGGGATAACGCTCGGGTTGTGGATGCTGCGCAAGCGCGCCCGGGGGCCGCTCGCCGGATGGCTGGTCTATGCCGGATCGCTTTTCCCGGCGCTCGGCTTCTTCAACGTGTATCCATTTCTGTTTTCCTATGTGGCCGACCATTTTCAGTATCTAGCGAGCGCGGGCTTGACGGTAGCAACCACGGGCGGCGTCGCCGCCTGGCTGGCTGGAAAACCGTTGTGGTTGCAGAAAACAACCGTCGGCCTGGTGTGGGGAGGAATTGCGACGCTCGTCGTATTAGCGAACCGACAGAGCGCCTTGTATCGTGACAACGAGGTGCTTTTCCGTGCCACGGTCGCATGCAATCCATCGAGTTGGATGGCGCACATGAATCTTGCCGTCACGCTCGCTCGCTCGCCGGAGCGACGAGAGGAGGCGATCGCGGCATATCGCGAGGTTCTGCGGCTGAAGCCCGATCACCCCGACGCGCACCACGGCCTCGGGCTGGAGTTGGCGCGGTTGGGCGACAAGGCGCAGGCGATGGCTGAGTACGAACGCGCCATCGAGCTGCGGCCCACCTATGCCGAGGCGCATCACCGCCTCGGGGTGGAACTGGCGAGGCTGGGTGGGCGTGATCAGGACGCTATCGCACATCTCGAGGCGGCCTTACGGGTGAAGCCTGGCTTGGCCGAGGCGCATGCCAATCTGGCGGACCTGCTCCTGAAGACACCTGACCGCCTACCCGAGGCGATGGCGCACTATGAGGAGGCGCTGCATTTCGATCCGACGCTGGCCTGGGTGCATTGCCGGATCGGTTTCGTACTGTCCCATCTACCTGGTCGACAGCACGAGGCGATCAGTCGTTATGAAACGGCCCTGCGGATCGAACCCAACAGCATAGATGCCCACAACG is part of the Opitutus terrae PB90-1 genome and harbors:
- the fabD gene encoding ACP S-malonyltransferase; this translates as MALALLFAGQGAQKVGMGQSLFASSAAARAVYDEANRVLGWDLARVSFEGPDADLTQTRVCQPALFVHGLALLATLREQQKLPEVNFALGLSLGEITAYTAAGVFDFATGLRVVAKRGELMQRACEQTTGGMAAVVGEEREKVAELCREFDVEAANFNAPGQIIISGEKTKVEAAVAAGKARGMKRVLPLNVAGAYHSRLMEPARAEFAKFLDTVPFSTPAFTVFTNTTGQSIREPAALKAALVKQVVSSVLWEDCMRSAVAAGATEFWELGPGAVLAGMARRTDKSWVVKSYAEFGDLNA
- a CDS encoding tetratricopeptide repeat protein — protein: MRATQQYYPVLFSAFWFEHRLWGDYALGYHLLNVALHATSCCLLAVVLRSLWRRPDGAGGPRNFEWVAAAVFAVHPVCVESVAWISEQKNTLSLVFYLLSALVYLDFSQTRRWGSYVFASVLFLLAVGSKTVTVTLPAALLVVLWWKQGRIGWRRDVGPLLPWFVAALALGLFTSWFERNWIGADGPEFALTFVQRLLLAGRVLWFYLGKFVWPTGLCFYYPRWDVANEAWQWIGYLVAAVGITLGLWMLRKRARGPLAGWLVYAGSLFPALGFFNVYPFLFSYVADHFQYLASAGLTVATTGGVAAWLAGKPLWLQKTTVGLVWGGIATLVVLANRQSALYRDNEVLFRATVACNPSSWMAHMNLAVTLARSPERREEAIAAYREVLRLKPDHPDAHHGLGLELARLGDKAQAMAEYERAIELRPTYAEAHHRLGVELARLGGRDQDAIAHLEAALRVKPGLAEAHANLADLLLKTPDRLPEAMAHYEEALHFDPTLAWVHCRIGFVLSHLPGRQHEAISRYETALRIEPNSIDAHNGLAIAYIMMGRADAARREWETVVRIDPSQESARRNLRRLDEVEAR
- the lepB gene encoding signal peptidase I; this translates as MFGFFASQEKKTRAHAANWLELADKVWHFRRDQLSPQDNDELLTRSRELRQQLKARADAARLKLGIEALEGVLRRTGGALYPKSSLVENVEFFLVAAIVILGIRTYFVQPFKIPTNSMWPTYYGMTAENLPPDRPAPALWQQALRFLAFGAQRRTVVAPASGEVTAEFDENTGAMAYQVRNGRNWLILPAQVKEYTFLVNGRAATVTVPLDFNEFDRVVADTFFGGESGFLTQFLQTRQARAVRRQRGGMGSPEDYSRNVRLTLKQNARAGDPILRFDILTGDQLFVDRVSYHFVKPKVGQGFVFRTGHIAGIGDDQYYIKRLVGLPGDVLEIKEPTLYRNGAPITGAESFRLNAQRVPPYRGYFNAQHNGYSRNDGQYLLKGQQVTVPENSFMALGDNSGSSLDGRYWGFVPDKDAIGRPLVIYYPFTRRWGWAR
- the lepA gene encoding translation elongation factor 4, with translation MSAENTRNFCIIAHVDHGKTTLSDRLLEHTNQVSARVLTDQHLDSMDLEKERGITIKSHPVTMTYPAKDGKVYKLNLMDTPGHVDFSYEVSRSLAACEGAVLLIDAAQGVEAQTVANAHLAVGQRLKIIPVINKIDLPSANLELCLKQLEDILTIPAEEAILASGKAGIGIEEILEAVVHRVPPPRWTDYPQARALVFDSLYDAYRGVIAYVRVFSGTLKSGDMMLLMSNGLRSEIKEVGIFTPKMEKVDALGAGDTGYIVSNVKDTSEIKTGDTITLSRHPATQMLPGYKEVRPMVFCGLYPVDTSDYEKLKAALGRLRLNDAAFVYSSESSVALGFGFRCGFLGLLHMEIIQERIRREHDVDIISTYPSVVYRVVKHGGEVIEVDNPINLPDPGTITEIQEPTIKAAIHIPNDAMGDILALVMEKRGVVDHTDTLDATRVMLTCILPLNEILVDFNDRLKSITHGYGSMDYELGEYRTADLVKMEILINGDPVDAFASIVHRDKAEGKGRELCEKLAEIIPPQMFKVAIQAAIGGKVIARDNVKEMRKDVTAKCYGGDISRKRKLLDKQKEGKKKMKQFGRVSIPSDAFIKVLKTN
- a CDS encoding DUF3016 domain-containing protein; translation: MKTSSFVRLMGAAVLGAVALSGCQQFSNQPAADPDSVQVEFKDMDRFTDFSDEPWGNAIRPEDAAAQFREAVVDEARRHLREGQRLKVVFTDVDLAGDHLPSIRVGATSVRVVKELYPPRIKLTFTLTDANGTVLKQGERNLIDRDFLMRADISIDRSLRYDLHLLRDWLRSELR